In Candidatus Zixiibacteriota bacterium, a single window of DNA contains:
- the xseB gene encoding exodeoxyribonuclease VII small subunit encodes MTEPKIEFKDFETALERLEEITGQLEAGDASLEEAIDLYTEGIQIAAFCSRKLSDSEKRILILKEKNQEMIERAFDEERENGD; translated from the coding sequence ATGACGGAACCGAAAATCGAATTCAAGGATTTTGAAACAGCTCTGGAACGCCTGGAGGAAATTACCGGACAACTGGAAGCGGGTGATGCCAGCTTGGAGGAGGCCATTGATTTATATACCGAGGGAATCCAAATTGCGGCCTTCTGCAGTCGAAAATTATCCGATTCGGAAAAGAGGATTTTAATTCTAAAAGAAAAGAATCAGGAGATGATCGAAAGAGCTTTTGATGAGGAAAGGGAAAATGGCGATTAA